GCCGTCCGATCGAGGCCAACGTGGTCTTCTCGCGCGAGGCCCACCTGTTCAAAGCCGATATTTCGGTGCATGTCGGCCGCAATATCCTGCTGCAGAGCAATGCCGAGGCCAGCGAGCCCTATCCCGCCTTCGATACCGCCGCCGACAAGATCGCCAAGCGCCTTCGCCGCTATAAGCGCCGCCTGAAGGACCACCACAAGCATGGCGATAGCGGCGAGGCGGTTGACGGCGGCATCGCCCTGGCGCCGCTCCCCGCCAGCCAGTACATCCTGGAAGCGGAGCCCGACGAAGCCCATATCGACGGGTATGACGAAGATACCCATGACGCGGCGCTCTCCTCGCCGCAGGACGGCCAGGACGGACACCCCCAACCCGTGGTCATCGCCGAGATGACCACCGCCATCGACACGCTCACGGTCAGCGAGGCCGTCATGCGCATGGACTTGGCCGAACTTCCGGCCCTGATGTTTCGCAACCGCGCCCATGGCGGCCTGAACATGATCTACCGCCGGCACGACGGGAATGTCGGCTGGATCGATCCCAAAGGCACTGAGGGAGCCGGCGCCTGACCAGGCGTCGCCGTAAAAGCATATGATTGATCTGATCACGCCCCAGAGCATCATCGCCAACCTGCGCGCCGGCAGCAAGAAGCAGGCGTTGCAGGAACTGGCGAAGAAGGCGGCGGAACTGACCGGGCAGCACGAACGCGCGATCTTCGACGTGCTGCTCGAACGGGAGAGGCTCGGCACGACGGGCGTGGGGCATGGCATCGCCATTCCGCACGGCAAGCTTGCCAACCTGGACCGTGTCCATGGCGTCTTCGCCCGGCTCGAAAGGCCGGTCGATTTCGACGCCATCGACGACCAGCCCGTCGACCTGATGTTTCTGCTGCTGGCGCCGGAAGCGGCGGGCGCGGACCACCTCAAGGCCTTGGCCCGGGTGTCCCGTCTGCTGCGCGACGGAACGATGTGCGACAAGCTGCGCGGCTCCGACAGTGCGGAAGCCATCTATGCGCTGCTGACCCAGGGCGAGGCGAGTCACGCCGCCTGAATCGGCGGCGTCATCCCCTGCCAACGAAAACCCGCAGGCCGGCGGCTCCGTTCCCCTGGATCCGGCCGGCCTGCGGGCGACAGCCTAGCCGGTCAGCTCTGCCATTCCGGCAATTTTCGTTCGAAATAGGCGATCGTCCGCGCCAAGCCTTCCTTCAGCGGGACCGTCGGCTGCCAGTCCAGCTTCTCCTTCGCGCGGGAAATGTCCGGCCGGCGCTGCGTCGGGTCGTCCTGGGGCAGGGGCTTGAAGACGATCTCGGATTTCGACCCGGTCATCTCGATCACCAGTTCCGCGAGTTGCCGGATGGTGAATTCCCCCGGATTGCCCAGGTTGATCGGCCCGATCACGTCGTCGGGTGCCGCCATCAGGCGGACGAAACCCTCGATCAGGTCTTCCACGTAGCAGAAGGACCGGGTCTGGCTGCCGTCGCCGTACAGCGTCACCGGCTCGCCCCGCAGGGCCTGCACGATGAAATTTGACACCACGCGGCCGTCCTGCGGATGCATGCGCGGTCCGTAGGTGTTGAAGATGCGGGCGACCCGGATATTCAACTGATACTGGCGGTGATAGTCGAAGAACAGCGTCTCGGCGCAGCGCTTCCCCTCGTCATAGCAGGCGCGCGGGCCGATGGGGTTGACGTTGCCCCAGTAGGCTTCCGTCTGCGGATGGATCGAGGGGTCGCCGTAGACTTCGCTGGTCGAGGCCTGGAACACCTTGGCCTTCACCCTCTTGGCCAGTCCCAGTATGTTGATCGCGCCGTGGACGCTGGTCTTGACGGTCTGGACCGGGTCGAACTGGTAATGGATCGGGGAGGCCGGGCAGGCCAAGTTATAGATCTCGTCCACTTCCACATAAAGCGGGAATGTGATGTCGTGGCGGATCACTTCAAAATAGGGATTGTCCAGCAGGTGGACGATGTTCTCGCGCGATCCTGTGAAATAGTTATCAACGCATATGACTTCACATCCTTCGCCCAGCAATCGCTCGCACAGGAACGACCCGAGGAAGCCCGCGCCGCCCGTGACCAGCACCCGCTTTCGTCCGTACATTTGGTCTTACCCTTTTTTGTTCGGGCGCAGTATGCCTATGACCCCGCCGACTGGCAATCCGCTCTCGCAGGGCTCGACCGGCCCGGATCGCAGACCCGGGGGTGACAAGCGCGCCGTTTGTGCTATCACTCGCGTCGAGCCGCTCAGTTCTGGAGAAACCGTTGCCAATCCCGTCAATACCGGCGAGCGAACCGCTGGTCCTGGCCTTGCCTAAGGGGCGTATCCTGCAGGAGGTCCGGCCCATGCTGGACCGTGTCGGGATCGTGCCGGAACCGGCTTTCGATGACGAGAACAGCCGCCAGCTCCGGTTCGCCACCAGCCTTCCCCATGTCAGCATCATCCGGGTCCGCTCCTTCGACGTCGCGACCTTCGTGGCTTTCGGGGCCGCCCATCTCGGAGTCGCCGGCAACGACGTGCTGATGGAGTTCGACTACCCGGAGATCTACGCCCCGCTCGACCTCGGGATCGGCAAGTGCCGGCTCAGCGTCGCGGAACCCAAGGAGATGGTGGAGGGCGACGATCCGGCGCGCTGGAGCCATATCCGCGTGGCGACCAAATATCCCGAGATCACCCGGCGACATTTCGCCGCGCGCGGCGTCCAGGCCGAATGCATCAAGCTGAACGGCGCCATGGAACTGGCGCCGACCTTGGGCCTTTGCCGCCGGATCGTCGACCTCGTGTCCAGCGGCTCGACATTGCGCGCCAACGGCCTTGTGGAGATCGAGCGGATCGCCGACATAACATCGCGCCTGGTGGTCAACCGGGCCGCCTACAAGACCCGGCCGGAGGAGATCGGCGGCTGGATCGACCGTTTCAGGGATGCCGTGGATGCCGCTTGACTTGAACAGCCGCGACCCAGGGTTCGAGGCCGCTTTCGCCGGCCTGCTGGGCGCGAAGCGGGAGACCCAGGAGGACGTCCAGAACGCCGTCGCCGCGATCCTGGCCGACGTGCGCGGGCGCGGCGACGCCGCGGTGCTGGAATACACCACCCGGTTCGACCGGGTCACCCTGACCGCCGGCACCCTGCGCATCACCGCCGCGGAGATCGACGAGGCGGTCGCCTCGATCGACCCCGGCCTGCTCGACAGCCTCAAGCTCGCCGCCGCCAGGATCGAGGATTTCCACCGGCGCCAGAAGCCGGAAGCCCTGTCCTACACGGACGAGGCCGGCGTCCGCCTCGGCGCCCGCTGGACCGCGGTCGGCGCCGTCGGCCTCTACGTGCCCGGCGGCACCGCGGCCTATCCCAGCTCGGTCCTCATGAACGCCCTGCCGGCCAAGGTCGCGGGCGTGGAACGGGTCACCATGGTCGTGCCGACGCCGGACGGGAAGCTCAACCCGCTGGTGCTGGCCGCAGCCCGGCTCGCCGGCGTGGACGAGATCTACCGGATCGGCGGCGCCCAGGCGGTCGGCGCGCTGGCCTACGGGACGGAGACAATCCGCCCGGTGGACAAGATCGTCGGACCCGGCAACGCCTACGTCGCGGCGGCCAAGCGGCAGGTCTTCGGAACCGTCGGCATCGACATGATCGCCGGCCCGTCGGAGATCCTGGTGGTGGCCGACGGCGCCAACGATCCCGCCTGGATCGCCGCCGACCTGCTGTCCCAGGCGGAGCACGACACCAGCGCCCAGGCGATCCTGATCACCGACGACGCCGGTTTCGCCGAAGCCGTCAAGCGGGCGGTGGACGGGCACCTGAAGACGCTGCCGCGGGCCGCCATCGCGGGCGAGAGCTGGCGCGAGCACGGCGCGGTCATCGTGGTCTCGCACCTTGACGAGGCGGTTCCGCTGGTCGACCGCCTGGCGCCCGAGCACTTGGAACTGGCGGTGGCCGACCCGGACGCGCTGGCCGCTCGCATCCGCAACGCCGGCGCCATCTTCCTCGGCCGGCATACGCCCGAAGCCATCGGCGATTATGTCGCAGGGCCGAACCACGTGCTGCCGACGGCGCGGAGCGCCCGGTTCTCTTCCGGTCTCAACTTGCTCGACTTCATGAAGCGCACGACCCTGGTCGGGTGCGACCCGGGCAGCCTCGGCGCCATCGGACCCGCCGCCGTGGCGCTGGCCGATGCCGAGGGTCTCGGCGCCCATGCGCTTTCCGTGTCGATCCGACTGAATGGAGCCCCCCGGTGACAGACACCAACCACCGCATCGTCCATGTCGCCCTTGACGAACGCAGCGTCGTCCGGCGCAGCGCCGAGGTCGAGCATGAACGGGCGGTGGCGATCTTCGATCTGCTCGAGGACAACCTGTTCCGGCCGGAGGAATGCCCCGACTCCGGACCTTATCACCTCCATCTCAGCATGGAGGACAACCGCATGCTGTTCGACATCCGGGATACCGCCAATAAGGACCTGGGCAAAGTCCTGCTGCCGCTGACGCCGTTCCGCACCATCGTGCGCGACTACTTCATGATCTGCGACAGTTACTACAAGGCGATCAAGAAGGCTTCGCCGTCCCAGATCGAGGCGATCGACATGGGACGGCGCGGCCTGCACAACGAGGGGTCCGAACTGCTGCGTGAGCGGCTCGCCGGCAAGGTCCAGGTGGATCACAACACGGCGCGCCGGCTGTTCACCCTGATCTGCGTCCTGCATATCCGCGGGTGACGGGGGCGGAGCGGACGCACATGGACGACCCGAACAGCGCGTTCGACAGCGCCAACGTCACCAGCGTGCTGTTCGCCTGCACCTACAACGCGATCCGTTCGCCGATGGCCGAAGCCCTGATGAAGCATTTCCACGGCCATCGCATCTATGTGGATTCGGTCGGCGTGCGCGAGGGCGAGCCCGATCCCTTCGTCATAGCGGTGATGGACGAGATCGGCATCGACCTGTCGCGCCACCGCTGCAAGACCTTCGACTTCCTGGAGGACACCTCGTTCGACCTGGTGATCTCCCTGTCGCCGGAGGCACAGCACCGGGCCGTCGAGATGACCCGGACGATGGCCTGCGACGTCGAGTTCTGGAACACCCTCGACCCCTCGATGATCGACGGCAACCGCGAGACGCGCCTCAGCTTCTACCGCCAGGTCCGTGATACGCTTGGCCGCCAGATCAAGAAGCGCTTCCCGATCATCGGCGGCCCGACGGTCTGACAGCAAGGAAATCCCTTATGGTACTCGCACTGGTGTTGCACAGCCTGGCCGCCGCGGTCTGGATCGGCGGCATGTTCTTCGCCTACATGGCGCTGCGGCCCGCCGCCGGCGCGCTGGAGCCGCCCCAGCGGCTGACCCTGTGGCGAGGGACGTTCGACCGCTTCTTCCCCTGGGTCTGGGCGGCGGTGGCGGCATTGCTGGTCAGCGGCTATGCCATGATCTTCCTGCATTTCGGCGGGTTCTCCGGGGCGGGCCTGCATGTCCATGTCATGCATGGCATCGGGCTGGTCATGATGGCCCTGTTCGCCCACCTGTTCTTCGCCCCCTGGCGGCGGCTCAAGGCGGCGGTCGATGCCGGAAACTGGGCCGAAGGCGGGCGCAACCTCGGCCAGATCCGCCGGATCGTCGGCATCAACCTGATCCTGGGGCTGGTGACCGTGGCGGTCGGGTCCAGCGGCCGGTACTGGCCGATGTGATCGTTGCTCCAGCTTCCCCGATAGAAAGGGGTGTTTCAATGCTGTTCGGCACACGATCGTGCTAGCATGCAGGACTGAATGCAGCTTGGCGGGCGGCGGATCGACGGCATGGTTGAAGATCATTTCCAAACGCCTCTCGATCGTTCGTCCATCAGGCATGGCGAAGATTATCCCCCCGTATCCAGCTTCGTTGAGGAGAGTTCCTCCGGAAGGGCCGAGCTTGCCCGGAGCGAAGACTCGGTCAAAGCCAAAGTCGACAGGCTTTTGTCGGAGGCTGGCTTGGCCCTGTCCGAACTAACCCAGTTCGAACGAATGGTCATGGCGATCAATCGTCTGGAGGGAACGGAGCAGGATGAGACGAACCGAGGCCTCGCTTTGCTGGTGCAGGAAGGAAAGCTCAGCCACCGTGAGGCTATTCTTCTTGCGGTTGCTCACGCAAAGCAGCGTTGAATCCTCTTCGACATGGCTGGGGTTGAAGACTCTCTCTGTGAAGAGCTTGTCCCTGAAGGCGGTTTGGACCCTTACGTCCAGCAATCAGGTGCCTTACGCAACCGCTTCGGTTTGACCGACCCTGGCGACATCAAGGACGCCGAGGCGGCTGCACTCCAGTATCGTTCGCCTGAAGCGATGAACTTCCTCAAGGCCCAGACCCGCTTCACGTTCGATGTCTGGAAGCAGGTCCACCGTATCCTGTTCCAGGATCTCTACGATTGGGCGGGCGAGCCGCGCTCGATCAACATGGGGCGCGAGGGAAAGATCGTGTTCAACACGGCGGCGGAGATCCCGGGGGAGTCCGCTGCCGTACTCGATCGGGTCGAGCGGTCGGCTGATTTCGCCACCGACATGGGCGCCTTCTATGCGGAGATGAATTTCCAGCACCCTTTCCGCGAGGGCAACGGCCGGACATTGAAGCTGCTGTTCTCGGCCATCGCATTCCGCCGCGGCCTCCTCCTCGACTTGGGGCCGGCTGAACCTGGAAGAATACACGGGGGCGCTCGCCCACTGGCAGCGAACCCTCGACGCCACCCGCATCCAGGCGGTGCTCACGGCCTGCGCCAAGCCGGCAGCCCCGGAAGACATGTTCTGACCGGATCGGCCATGGCCTCCCGGCGCTTGTTGCCACATCCATAAGCCGTTACGCTTCCTTCCCGAAGCGCCGCCGTCAGAGCGGTCGAAATCAGGGAGGGGGGCAGCGCCATGGCATCCGTCGGGATCGCCCAGGTCCGCAAGGCCTATGGGCAGCACGAAGTCATCCACGGCATCGACATCGACATCATGGACGAGGAATTCGTCGTGCTGGTCGGCCCCAGCGGCTGCGGCAAGTCCACGCTGCTGCGCATGGTCGCCGGGCTGGAGCAGATCACCGCGGGCGAAATCGCGATCGGCGGCACCGTGGTCAACCTGGTGCCCCCAAAGGAGCGGGACATCGCCATGGTGTTCCAGAACTACGCGCTCTATCCCCATATGACCGTCTACGACAACATGGCCTTCAGCCTGAAACTGCGGAAGGCCGACCAGGGCATGGTCGAGAAGCGGGTGCGGGAGGCGGCCGACATCCTTGGGCTGGTCCCCTATCTCGACCGCTATCCGCGCCAGCTCAGCGGCGGGCAGCGCCAGCGCGTCGCCATGGGCCGCGCCATCGTGCGCGATCCGCAGGTGTTCCTGTTCGACGAGCCGCTGTCCAACCTGGACGCCAAGCTGCGGGTGCAGATGCGGACCGAGATCAAGGCGCTGCACCAGCGCCTGCGCACAACGTCGATCTACGTGACCCACGACCAGGTGGAGGCGATGACCATGGCCGACCGCATCGTGGTCATGCATGACGGCCACGTCGAGCAGATCGGTACGCCGCTGGAACTGTACGATTTCCCGGCCAACACTTTCGTCGCCGGCTTCATCGGATCACCCTCGATGAATTTCTTCGACGGGACCCTCCGGCGGGACGGCCGAAACGCCTGGGTCGAGGCTACGGGAAGTGTCAGGTTTCCGGTGGAGCCGCTGACCCGCGCCTCGGACGGGCAGGCGGTGACCTACGGCATACGCCCCGGCCACCTCACCCTGGTGACCGAACCGTCGAGCCCGGGCATCCAGGCACAAATCCAGGTGATCGAGCCGACCGGCGACGACACGGTGGTGTTCTGCCGGATGGCCGAGCAGGAAGCCTGCGCCATGTTCGTCGAGCGCCACGACTTCCGGCCCGGCGACATCATCCGGCTGATGCCGAAGCTGGCCAGCGGCCACGTCTTCGACGCCGCCACCGGGCAGCGTCTCTGACTTCCGGTCAGCCGTTGACGACCGACCCGCCGTTGGGGTGGAGGACCTGGCCGGTCATGTAGGACGCGTCGTCCGAGGCGAGGAACACGTAGCAGGGCGCCACCTCTTCCGGCTGGCCGGCGCGGCCGAGCGGCACGTTCCCGCCGAACTGCTCGACCTTGTCCTCCGGAAAGGTGGAGGGGATCAGCGGCGTCCATATCGGTCCGGGAGCCACGCCGTTGACCCGGATGTTCTTCTCGGCCAGGGACTGGCTGAGCGAGCGGGTGAAGGCGACGATGGCGCCCTTGGTCGAGGAATAATCGAGCAATTGCGGGCTGCCCTTGTACGCGGTGACCGACGTCGTGTTGATGATCGACGCGCCGTCCTTCAGGTGGGGCAGGGCCGCCTTGGTCAGGAAGAAATAGGCGAAGATATTGGTCCGGAAGGTCCGTTCGAGCTGTTCGGCGGTGATCTCTTCCAGCGACGACTTGGGATGCTGTTCGGCCGCGTTGTTGATCAGGATGTCCAGCTTGCCGAACTGCTCCACCGTGCGGTCGACCACCTGCCGGCAGAAACCTTCGTCGCCCAGGTCGCCCCGCAGCGTCAGGCAGCGCCGGCCTTCGTTCTCGATCAGCTTCTTGGTTTCCTGCGCGTCGTTGTCCTCGGCCAGATAGACGATCGCGACATCGGCACCTTCGCGCGCGAAAAGGACGGCGGTGGACCGGCCGATGCCGCTGTCGCCGCCAGTGATCAGGGCCACCTTGTCCAGGAGCTTGTCGCTCCCCTTGTAGTCGCGCCGGGCGAACCGGGGGCTGGGGGTCATCTCCGTTTCGCGGCCCGGCTGCTCGTCCTGATGCTGCGGCGGCTGCTGTTGCTCCGGTGCCATCGGAACTCCTTTTTACGCTGGCTTGCGGTGGGGCGGGAACTGCCCTTCCAACAATCCCGTTTCCGTTTCATCTCGGGCTGGCGGGGTATACCTCCTATGATAATATGCCAGGGTGCCTCCTTTAGGTTTGCTCCGCCTGCCCGGTGCATCCATAAAGTGACTTCAACCTTTCAAAGGACGCACCCAATGCACCTGCTCCGAAGGTCTGGGTTTCAGACAAACTGTTCATGTTCCAAACTGTCCTAGTTGTTGTCTTTTTGCTATGGAGGGCTTCATGAGCCAGCGGCACGAGGTCAAGATCGAGCAGGAGCTTCACGGCCTGCTCGACAAGGCGATGGGAATCGCCGACAACGATACCCTCGCCCGTCTGCACGACCTCC
This Skermanella mucosa DNA region includes the following protein-coding sequences:
- a CDS encoding SDR family oxidoreductase — protein: MAPEQQQPPQHQDEQPGRETEMTPSPRFARRDYKGSDKLLDKVALITGGDSGIGRSTAVLFAREGADVAIVYLAEDNDAQETKKLIENEGRRCLTLRGDLGDEGFCRQVVDRTVEQFGKLDILINNAAEQHPKSSLEEITAEQLERTFRTNIFAYFFLTKAALPHLKDGASIINTTSVTAYKGSPQLLDYSSTKGAIVAFTRSLSQSLAEKNIRVNGVAPGPIWTPLIPSTFPEDKVEQFGGNVPLGRAGQPEEVAPCYVFLASDDASYMTGQVLHPNGGSVVNG
- the hisD gene encoding histidinol dehydrogenase, whose protein sequence is MPLDLNSRDPGFEAAFAGLLGAKRETQEDVQNAVAAILADVRGRGDAAVLEYTTRFDRVTLTAGTLRITAAEIDEAVASIDPGLLDSLKLAAARIEDFHRRQKPEALSYTDEAGVRLGARWTAVGAVGLYVPGGTAAYPSSVLMNALPAKVAGVERVTMVVPTPDGKLNPLVLAAARLAGVDEIYRIGGAQAVGALAYGTETIRPVDKIVGPGNAYVAAAKRQVFGTVGIDMIAGPSEILVVADGANDPAWIAADLLSQAEHDTSAQAILITDDAGFAEAVKRAVDGHLKTLPRAAIAGESWREHGAVIVVSHLDEAVPLVDRLAPEHLELAVADPDALAARIRNAGAIFLGRHTPEAIGDYVAGPNHVLPTARSARFSSGLNLLDFMKRTTLVGCDPGSLGAIGPAAVALADAEGLGAHALSVSIRLNGAPR
- a CDS encoding arsenate-mycothiol transferase ArsC; translated protein: MDDPNSAFDSANVTSVLFACTYNAIRSPMAEALMKHFHGHRIYVDSVGVREGEPDPFVIAVMDEIGIDLSRHRCKTFDFLEDTSFDLVISLSPEAQHRAVEMTRTMACDVEFWNTLDPSMIDGNRETRLSFYRQVRDTLGRQIKKRFPIIGGPTV
- a CDS encoding CopD family protein, yielding MVLALVLHSLAAAVWIGGMFFAYMALRPAAGALEPPQRLTLWRGTFDRFFPWVWAAVAALLVSGYAMIFLHFGGFSGAGLHVHVMHGIGLVMMALFAHLFFAPWRRLKAAVDAGNWAEGGRNLGQIRRIVGINLILGLVTVAVGSSGRYWPM
- a CDS encoding ABC transporter ATP-binding protein; translation: MASVGIAQVRKAYGQHEVIHGIDIDIMDEEFVVLVGPSGCGKSTLLRMVAGLEQITAGEIAIGGTVVNLVPPKERDIAMVFQNYALYPHMTVYDNMAFSLKLRKADQGMVEKRVREAADILGLVPYLDRYPRQLSGGQRQRVAMGRAIVRDPQVFLFDEPLSNLDAKLRVQMRTEIKALHQRLRTTSIYVTHDQVEAMTMADRIVVMHDGHVEQIGTPLELYDFPANTFVAGFIGSPSMNFFDGTLRRDGRNAWVEATGSVRFPVEPLTRASDGQAVTYGIRPGHLTLVTEPSSPGIQAQIQVIEPTGDDTVVFCRMAEQEACAMFVERHDFRPGDIIRLMPKLASGHVFDAATGQRL
- the ptsN gene encoding PTS IIA-like nitrogen regulatory protein PtsN; this translates as MIDLITPQSIIANLRAGSKKQALQELAKKAAELTGQHERAIFDVLLERERLGTTGVGHGIAIPHGKLANLDRVHGVFARLERPVDFDAIDDQPVDLMFLLLAPEAAGADHLKALARVSRLLRDGTMCDKLRGSDSAEAIYALLTQGEASHAA
- the hisG gene encoding ATP phosphoribosyltransferase, with the translated sequence MPIPSIPASEPLVLALPKGRILQEVRPMLDRVGIVPEPAFDDENSRQLRFATSLPHVSIIRVRSFDVATFVAFGAAHLGVAGNDVLMEFDYPEIYAPLDLGIGKCRLSVAEPKEMVEGDDPARWSHIRVATKYPEITRRHFAARGVQAECIKLNGAMELAPTLGLCRRIVDLVSSGSTLRANGLVEIERIADITSRLVVNRAAYKTRPEEIGGWIDRFRDAVDAA
- the hpf gene encoding ribosome hibernation-promoting factor, HPF/YfiA family; the encoded protein is MHLSVKGKQLDVGDALRTHVDESLTAIVGKYFGRPIEANVVFSREAHLFKADISVHVGRNILLQSNAEASEPYPAFDTAADKIAKRLRRYKRRLKDHHKHGDSGEAVDGGIALAPLPASQYILEAEPDEAHIDGYDEDTHDAALSSPQDGQDGHPQPVVIAEMTTAIDTLTVSEAVMRMDLAELPALMFRNRAHGGLNMIYRRHDGNVGWIDPKGTEGAGA
- a CDS encoding Fic/DOC family protein, which translates into the protein MAGVEDSLCEELVPEGGLDPYVQQSGALRNRFGLTDPGDIKDAEAAALQYRSPEAMNFLKAQTRFTFDVWKQVHRILFQDLYDWAGEPRSINMGREGKIVFNTAAEIPGESAAVLDRVERSADFATDMGAFYAEMNFQHPFREGNGRTLKLLFSAIAFRRGLLLDLGPAEPGRIHGGARPLAANPRRHPHPGGAHGLRQAGSPGRHVLTGSAMASRRLLPHP
- a CDS encoding UDP-glucuronic acid decarboxylase family protein; this translates as MYGRKRVLVTGGAGFLGSFLCERLLGEGCEVICVDNYFTGSRENIVHLLDNPYFEVIRHDITFPLYVEVDEIYNLACPASPIHYQFDPVQTVKTSVHGAINILGLAKRVKAKVFQASTSEVYGDPSIHPQTEAYWGNVNPIGPRACYDEGKRCAETLFFDYHRQYQLNIRVARIFNTYGPRMHPQDGRVVSNFIVQALRGEPVTLYGDGSQTRSFCYVEDLIEGFVRLMAAPDDVIGPINLGNPGEFTIRQLAELVIEMTGSKSEIVFKPLPQDDPTQRRPDISRAKEKLDWQPTVPLKEGLARTIAYFERKLPEWQS
- a CDS encoding UPF0262 family protein, giving the protein MTDTNHRIVHVALDERSVVRRSAEVEHERAVAIFDLLEDNLFRPEECPDSGPYHLHLSMEDNRMLFDIRDTANKDLGKVLLPLTPFRTIVRDYFMICDSYYKAIKKASPSQIEAIDMGRRGLHNEGSELLRERLAGKVQVDHNTARRLFTLICVLHIRG